Proteins from one Podarcis raffonei isolate rPodRaf1 chromosome 1, rPodRaf1.pri, whole genome shotgun sequence genomic window:
- the JDP2 gene encoding jun dimerization protein 2, which translates to MMPGQIPDPSLTAGALPGLGPLTGLPGTTLTAEELKYADIRNIGAMISPLHFLEVKLGKRPQPVKSELDEEEERRKRRREKNKVAAARCRNKKKERTEFLQRESERLELMNAELKAQIEELKQERQQLILMLNRHRPTCIVRTDSVKTPENEANPLLEQLEKK; encoded by the exons ATGATGCCCGGGCAGATTCCGGATCCATCCCTCACAGCTGGCGCTCTGCCTGGCCTTGGCCCCTTGACAGGGCTGCCTGGTACCACCTTGACAGCGGAAGAGCTGAAGTATGCTGACATTCGCAACATCGGGGCCATGATTTCGCCACTACATTTCTTGGAGGTTAAACTGGGCAAGAGGCCCCAGCCAGTGAAAAGTGAG ctagatgaagaagaagaaaggaggaaaaggCGCCGAGAGAAGAACAAAGTAGCAGCTGCTCGGTGTCGGAACAAGAAGAAGGAGAGGACAGAGTTTCTGCAGCGG GAATCTGAACGCCTGGAGCTCATGAATGCCGAGCTGAAGGCCCAGATCGAGGAGCTGAAACAAGAGAGGCAGCAGCTGATCCTGATGCTGAACCGCCACCGCCCCACCTGCATTGTGCGGACAGACAGTGTCAAAACCCCAGAGAACGAGGCCAACCCGCTGCTTGAGCAGCTGGAGAAGAAGTGA